The proteins below are encoded in one region of Sphingobacterium sp. R2:
- the hisG gene encoding ATP phosphoribosyltransferase produces the protein MKNLKIAIQKSGRLNEKSVQLLKNCGLDFENYKSSLITTVGNFPLEILFLRDDDIPGYVEQGIADLGIVGENIIDETESKVEYVKRLGFGKCTLKLAIPKDSSIEDIKDLNGKAIATSYPNILRNFLNEYNINADIRLISGSVEISPGLGLSDAICDIVSTGGTLKSNGLKPFADVKNSEAILVGRKGLEGNEVLTELVQRIESVLLAKETKYVVLNVEKKNLPAITSLLHGVKSPTVVPLAEEGWVAVHTVITEDDFWDKINKLKAEGAQGIVVMPVEKIIL, from the coding sequence TTGAAAAATCTTAAAATTGCTATCCAAAAATCGGGTAGGTTAAACGAAAAATCTGTTCAATTACTGAAAAATTGTGGTTTAGACTTCGAAAACTACAAAAGTTCTTTAATCACCACTGTAGGTAACTTCCCGTTGGAGATATTATTTCTAAGAGACGATGATATTCCGGGTTATGTAGAACAAGGCATAGCCGATCTCGGTATAGTCGGTGAAAACATCATTGACGAGACTGAATCCAAAGTAGAATACGTCAAGAGGCTCGGTTTTGGAAAATGTACATTGAAATTAGCTATCCCCAAAGATAGTAGCATTGAGGACATTAAAGACCTTAATGGTAAAGCAATCGCGACCTCTTATCCAAATATACTCAGGAACTTTCTAAACGAGTACAATATTAATGCAGACATCCGTCTGATATCTGGCTCCGTTGAGATTTCCCCAGGCTTGGGCCTTAGTGATGCAATCTGTGATATCGTATCTACGGGTGGAACGTTAAAAAGCAATGGTTTAAAACCTTTTGCTGATGTTAAAAATTCAGAAGCAATTTTGGTGGGAAGAAAAGGATTAGAGGGTAATGAAGTTTTGACTGAATTAGTACAACGCATCGAATCTGTTCTTTTAGCAAAAGAAACCAAATATGTGGTATTGAATGTCGAAAAGAAGAATTTGCCAGCTATTACTTCTTTACTCCACGGCGTTAAAAGCCCTACGGTTGTTCCACTGGCAGAAGAAGGCTGGGTAGCCGTACATACCGTTATCACCGAAGATGACTTTTGGGATAAGATCAACAAATTAAAAGCTGAAGGTGCCCAAGGTATCGTTGTGATGCCCGTTGAAAAAATCATTCTTTAA
- a CDS encoding Gfo/Idh/MocA family oxidoreductase: protein MVQQIVKILVVGCGNMGASHARAYHDLDGFQIVGLVARGESKSKLNEELGGNYSLFSSYEQALQETKPDAVCIATYPDTHKDYAIKAFQAGAHVFIEKPIAENVISAQQVVNAAIKYDRKLVVGYILRYHPSWIKFIEISKTMGKPLVMRMNLNQQSHGYMWDVHKNLMSSLSPIVDCGVHYIDVMCQMVGAKPLYVSAIGARLTDEIPAWNYNYGQLQLHFEDGSVGWYEAGWGPMVSQNAFFVKDVFGPNGAVSIVANKASDEGKSDSVASHTQTESLRIHYSDLDSANEFKKPDEWINLSDEPDHQELCNREQLFFLRAILENLDLTDSMEDAINSLRIALACDDAVKTRLMIKL from the coding sequence ATGGTGCAACAGATTGTTAAAATATTAGTTGTTGGATGTGGAAATATGGGCGCATCTCATGCAAGGGCTTACCACGATTTAGATGGCTTTCAAATTGTAGGTCTAGTGGCTCGTGGAGAGAGCAAAAGTAAGCTGAATGAAGAATTGGGAGGAAACTATAGCTTATTCTCGTCTTATGAACAGGCACTTCAGGAAACGAAACCGGATGCGGTGTGTATAGCCACCTATCCAGATACACATAAAGATTATGCTATAAAAGCCTTTCAAGCTGGGGCTCATGTCTTTATCGAGAAGCCTATAGCTGAAAACGTAATTTCAGCACAGCAGGTAGTGAATGCAGCAATAAAATACGATAGAAAATTGGTTGTTGGTTATATCTTGAGATACCATCCATCCTGGATCAAGTTTATCGAGATTTCTAAAACGATGGGAAAGCCACTTGTCATGCGTATGAACCTCAATCAACAGAGTCATGGATATATGTGGGATGTGCATAAAAATTTAATGTCTAGCTTAAGTCCCATTGTTGATTGCGGGGTCCACTATATTGATGTCATGTGTCAAATGGTGGGCGCAAAACCATTGTATGTATCTGCAATAGGTGCACGATTAACTGATGAGATTCCAGCTTGGAACTATAACTATGGGCAACTTCAGTTGCATTTTGAGGACGGTTCTGTAGGATGGTACGAAGCTGGATGGGGACCAATGGTGAGTCAGAACGCTTTTTTTGTAAAAGATGTTTTTGGACCAAATGGTGCAGTTTCCATTGTCGCTAACAAAGCCAGCGATGAGGGGAAATCGGATTCGGTCGCCTCCCACACACAGACGGAAAGCCTAAGAATACATTATAGTGATTTAGATTCAGCCAATGAATTTAAGAAGCCCGATGAATGGATTAACTTATCGGATGAGCCTGATCATCAAGAATTATGTAATCGGGAGCAGCTATTCTTTCTGCGAGCAATTTTAGAGAATTTGGATCTTACTGATTCAATGGAAGATGCTATTAACAGTCTGCGAATCGCTTTGGCATGCGATGATGCTGTGAAAACTAGATTGATGATAAAGTTGTAG
- a CDS encoding phosphatase PAP2 family protein, with translation MKRLVFIFVCWLNCSYIGALAQEIPASTLDIRILESIAETRTVPQTQTFKVLSDINNYVQIAVPVGLLVAGAVNDDKIMRQNALYVASSTAVTALVNVGLKHLFKRSRPFKKYPNFISVRTASGYSFPSGHTSSAFATASAFSRAYSKWYVVAPSLLWASSVGYSRMYLGVHFPTDVLAGAALGTGAAFALDGLKR, from the coding sequence ATGAAAAGATTAGTTTTTATTTTTGTTTGCTGGTTGAATTGTTCCTATATCGGTGCTTTAGCGCAGGAAATACCTGCTTCTACATTAGATATCCGGATATTGGAGTCGATTGCTGAAACCAGGACTGTGCCGCAAACACAAACATTTAAAGTGCTTTCTGATATCAATAATTATGTTCAGATTGCAGTTCCCGTCGGTTTACTGGTTGCCGGTGCAGTCAATGATGATAAAATAATGCGTCAGAATGCTTTGTATGTTGCTAGCAGTACGGCTGTAACTGCTTTGGTGAATGTGGGTTTGAAACATTTGTTTAAGCGCAGTAGGCCTTTTAAAAAATATCCTAATTTCATCTCGGTTCGTACGGCTAGTGGATATTCCTTTCCCTCTGGGCATACGTCTTCCGCTTTTGCTACCGCATCTGCTTTTTCACGTGCCTATTCGAAGTGGTACGTCGTCGCTCCCTCCCTTTTATGGGCAAGTAGTGTTGGTTATTCACGGATGTATTTGGGCGTACATTTTCCTACCGATGTATTGGCTGGTGCTGCACTGGGAACAGGAGCAGCATTCGCTTTAGATGGATTAAAGAGATAA
- the thrS gene encoding threonine--tRNA ligase — MIKITLPDGSVRDYQQGITAAEIALSISEGLARNVLAAEVNGEVWDSARAIEDDATVKLLTWNDTKGKSTFWHSSAHLLAEALEALYPGIKFGIGPAIETGFYYDVDFGDREFSSDDFKAIEDKMLELAKRKETFERKAVSKSDALSYFTEKGDEYKLDLIKDLEDGKITFYTQGEFTDLCRGPHIPNTGFIKAIKLTNVAGAYWRGDESRKQLTRIYGVTFPKASELTEYLKFIEEAKKRDHRKLGKELELFAFSEKVGAGLPLWLPKGAALRQKLIDFLQKAQLNSGYEPVVTPHIGHKQLYVTSGHYEKYGADSFQPIKTPIEGEEFLLKPMNCPHHCEIYKVKPRSYKDLPVRFAEFGTVYRYEQSGELHGLTRVRGFTQDDAHLFCRPDQVKDEFKKVIDLVLYVFGALGFNDYTAQVSLRDPENRTKYIGTDENWALAESAIIEAAEEKGLPTVVEYGEAAFYGPKLDFMVKDALGRKWQLGTIQVDYNLPERFELEYTGSDNMKHRPVMIHRAPFGSLERFVAVLIEHCAGQFPLWLAPEQFIVLPVSEKYEEYAQNVLNSLNNSDIRGLIDLRDEKVGRKIRDAEVKKLPYMLIVGEKEVENGTVSVRKHGSVELGTMTAEAFRDILIKEITV; from the coding sequence ATGATTAAAATTACACTACCGGATGGTTCCGTAAGAGATTATCAACAAGGGATCACTGCTGCAGAGATTGCATTGTCAATCTCAGAGGGGCTTGCAAGAAACGTCCTTGCTGCTGAAGTAAATGGTGAAGTATGGGATTCTGCCCGTGCTATTGAAGATGACGCTACTGTCAAATTATTGACCTGGAATGATACCAAAGGTAAATCTACTTTTTGGCATTCCTCTGCTCATTTATTGGCTGAGGCTTTGGAGGCACTGTATCCTGGGATTAAATTTGGTATTGGCCCCGCGATTGAAACTGGATTTTACTACGATGTTGATTTTGGTGATCGTGAATTCTCGTCTGATGACTTTAAAGCGATCGAAGACAAGATGCTGGAGCTGGCTAAACGGAAAGAAACATTTGAACGTAAAGCTGTTTCGAAATCGGATGCATTGTCTTACTTTACTGAAAAAGGAGATGAGTATAAGCTAGATTTAATCAAAGACTTGGAAGATGGAAAGATTACTTTCTATACACAGGGGGAATTTACAGATTTATGTCGCGGTCCTCATATTCCGAATACTGGGTTTATCAAAGCGATTAAATTGACGAATGTTGCCGGTGCTTACTGGAGAGGTGATGAGTCTCGCAAACAGTTGACACGTATTTATGGTGTTACGTTCCCTAAGGCATCGGAGCTTACAGAATATTTGAAGTTTATTGAGGAAGCGAAAAAGCGTGATCACCGTAAACTGGGAAAAGAACTTGAACTTTTTGCTTTTTCTGAAAAAGTTGGTGCAGGTTTGCCTCTTTGGTTGCCTAAAGGAGCTGCATTACGCCAAAAGCTGATAGACTTCTTACAGAAAGCACAGTTAAATTCGGGGTATGAGCCCGTTGTTACGCCACATATCGGACATAAGCAGTTATATGTGACTTCTGGACACTATGAGAAATATGGCGCAGATTCATTTCAACCCATAAAGACTCCTATCGAAGGAGAGGAGTTTTTGTTAAAACCAATGAACTGTCCGCATCACTGTGAAATTTATAAAGTAAAACCACGCTCGTATAAGGACTTACCGGTTCGATTTGCTGAGTTTGGTACTGTATATCGTTACGAGCAATCTGGTGAGCTTCACGGTTTAACAAGGGTTCGTGGGTTTACTCAGGATGATGCCCATTTATTTTGTCGTCCAGATCAGGTTAAAGATGAATTCAAAAAGGTAATCGATTTAGTACTTTATGTTTTTGGAGCCTTAGGCTTTAATGATTATACAGCACAAGTGTCGTTACGTGATCCTGAGAATCGTACGAAGTATATTGGTACTGACGAAAACTGGGCTTTGGCTGAATCTGCAATTATTGAAGCGGCGGAGGAAAAAGGCTTGCCGACAGTCGTAGAGTATGGTGAAGCGGCTTTCTATGGTCCAAAATTGGATTTTATGGTGAAGGATGCTTTAGGTCGTAAATGGCAGTTAGGTACTATACAGGTGGATTACAATTTGCCTGAGCGCTTTGAGTTGGAGTATACAGGAAGTGATAACATGAAACATCGCCCTGTGATGATTCACCGGGCACCTTTTGGATCTTTGGAGCGTTTTGTAGCTGTACTGATCGAACATTGTGCTGGACAATTCCCATTATGGCTTGCTCCTGAGCAATTTATAGTCTTGCCAGTGTCAGAAAAATATGAAGAATATGCTCAAAATGTTTTGAATTCGCTAAATAATTCCGATATTCGCGGACTGATAGACTTACGTGACGAGAAAGTGGGCAGAAAAATCAGAGACGCCGAAGTGAAAAAGCTTCCTTATATGTTGATTGTAGGGGAAAAAGAGGTGGAAAATGGCACAGTTTCTGTACGTAAACATGGCTCAGTGGAATTAGGAACTATGACTGCTGAGGCATTTAGAGATATATTAATTAAGGAAATAACCGTTTAA
- a CDS encoding 7-carboxy-7-deazaguanine synthase QueE gives MSNQVPEDGTLLPLMEEFYTIQGEGYHTGTAAYFIRLGGCDVGCHWCDVKESWDASIHPLTTADSIIENAKKYPAKTVVITGGEPLIYNLDYLTRGLHQEGIKTFIETSGAYPLSGEWDWICLSPKKFKAPRKDVLEAAGELKVIVFNKSDFAWGEEYAQLVGPNCRLYLQPEWSKSKEMTPFIIEYVKENPKWDISLQTHKFLNIP, from the coding sequence ATGTCAAATCAAGTACCAGAAGACGGAACACTATTGCCCTTGATGGAGGAATTTTACACTATTCAGGGTGAGGGCTACCACACCGGGACTGCTGCTTATTTCATACGATTGGGGGGCTGCGATGTGGGTTGCCATTGGTGCGATGTAAAGGAAAGCTGGGATGCTTCTATACATCCGCTTACAACAGCAGATTCGATTATCGAAAACGCAAAGAAATATCCTGCCAAAACAGTTGTCATTACAGGTGGAGAACCACTTATCTATAATTTGGATTACCTAACGAGAGGGCTTCATCAGGAAGGTATTAAAACCTTTATTGAAACCTCTGGTGCGTATCCACTGAGTGGTGAATGGGACTGGATATGTTTATCGCCGAAGAAATTCAAAGCGCCTCGCAAAGATGTATTAGAAGCTGCTGGTGAACTGAAAGTGATCGTTTTCAATAAAAGCGATTTCGCATGGGGAGAAGAATACGCACAACTCGTTGGACCAAACTGCAGATTATATCTTCAACCTGAATGGTCAAAATCCAAAGAAATGACCCCTTTTATTATTGAATACGTAAAAGAAAATCCGAAATGGGATATTTCGCTACAAACACATAAGTTTTTAAATATTCCCTAA
- a CDS encoding YARHG domain-containing protein codes for MRKNLYLIVMLGAIVGCKDGKIKKNEAHGTKDSVVVEHETHRELYGNWVGEFVVDENTLQEGDGLPITDYSPKINLTIKKITDKGNIFGQNVVKGNLRPFVGKLEENGADIRLLLDEPGDKKSDGRFEIKLDHDTLIGNWTAYDQGVKIKKRSFKLLKKQFAYNPNLMLKNQGEENGTLVDWINEKRKEETDVDGDSTYTYVIQYYRSASPAVFTVNASKQKLTEKDLKNLKKLDLEIIRNTIFARHGYAFTKPSIRQFFEPVDWYLPISKDVNADLSPLEKDNIALLTRFEKYATDNYDTFGR; via the coding sequence ATGAGGAAGAACCTTTATTTAATAGTAATGCTTGGAGCAATAGTTGGCTGCAAGGACGGGAAAATTAAAAAGAATGAAGCCCATGGGACAAAGGACAGTGTTGTTGTTGAGCATGAGACACATCGGGAACTCTACGGCAACTGGGTGGGAGAATTTGTAGTTGATGAAAATACACTGCAAGAAGGAGACGGTTTGCCAATTACAGATTATTCTCCGAAGATAAATTTGACCATAAAAAAAATTACGGATAAAGGTAATATCTTCGGACAGAATGTGGTTAAAGGAAATCTGCGTCCTTTTGTGGGGAAATTGGAGGAAAATGGTGCCGATATCCGGTTATTATTGGATGAGCCCGGCGACAAAAAGTCCGACGGGCGTTTTGAAATCAAGCTTGATCACGATACGTTAATCGGCAATTGGACCGCATATGACCAAGGGGTAAAGATAAAAAAGAGAAGCTTTAAATTGTTGAAAAAGCAATTCGCATATAATCCTAATCTGATGCTGAAAAATCAGGGTGAGGAAAATGGGACTTTGGTTGACTGGATTAACGAAAAGAGAAAAGAGGAAACCGATGTAGATGGAGATTCAACTTATACATACGTCATCCAATATTATCGGTCGGCATCCCCTGCAGTTTTTACGGTCAATGCATCTAAACAAAAGTTGACCGAGAAAGACCTGAAAAATCTTAAGAAATTGGATCTGGAGATTATTCGGAATACGATTTTTGCCCGTCATGGCTATGCGTTTACTAAGCCAAGCATTCGCCAATTTTTTGAGCCTGTAGACTGGTATTTGCCTATTTCAAAAGATGTGAATGCAGATTTGAGTCCATTGGAAAAAGATAATATAGCTTTATTGACGAGATTTGAAAAATATGCAACGGATAATTATGACACTTTTGGAAGGTAG